A window from Macaca nemestrina isolate mMacNem1 chromosome 8, mMacNem.hap1, whole genome shotgun sequence encodes these proteins:
- the LOC105481954 gene encoding purine-rich element-binding protein gamma isoform X2, translating to MERARRRGGGGGRGRGGKNVGGSGLSKSRLYPQAQHSHYPHYAASATPNQAGGAAEIQELASKRVDIQKKRFYLDVKQSSRGRFLKIAEVWIGRGRQDNIRKSKLTLSLSVAAELKDCLGDFIEHYAHLGLKGHRQEHGHSKEQGSRRRQKHSAPSPPVSVGSEEHPHSVLKTDYIERDNRKYYLDLKENQRGRFLRIRQTMMRGTGMIGYFGHSLGQEQTIVLPAQGMIEFRDALVQLIEDYGEGDIEERRGGDDDPLELPEGTSFRVDNKRFYFDVGSNKYGIFLKVKAIWRGVWALNTSLKSARRLRLLS from the coding sequence ATGGAAAGAGCCAGGCGAAGgggaggcggcggcggccgcggccgCGGAGGCAAGAATGTAGGGGGCTCTGGCCTAAGCAAGAGTAGACTCTATCCCCAGGCCCAGCACTCCCACTACCCCCACTACGCGGCCTCAGCCACCCCTAATCAGGCCGGGGGCGCAGCCGAAATCCAGGAGCTGGCCTCCAAACGAGTGGACATCCAGAAAAAGAGGTTTTACCTAGACGTGAAGCAAAGCTCCCGGGGCCGCTTCCTAAAGATAGCCGAAGTCTGGATAGGGAGAGGCCGGCAGGACAACATCAGAAAGAGTAAACTGACCCTCTCCCTGTCTGTGGCAGCGGAGCTGAAGGACTGTCTAGGGGACTTCATCGAGCACTATGCCCACCTGGGCCTGAAAGGCCACCGGCAAGAGCATGGCCACAGCAAAGAGCAAGGCTCCAGGAGGAGACAGAAGCACTCGGCACCCTCCCCACCAGTCTCGGTGGGGTCCGAAGAGCATCCTCACAGTGTCCTGAAAACAGACTATATCGAGAGGGACAATAGGAAATATTACCTAGACCTAAAGGAAAATCAGCGGGGTCGCTTCCTACGGATTAGACAAACGATGATGCGGGGGACTGGCATGATAGGTTATTTTGGCCACAGTTTGGGCCAAGAACAGACTATTGTCCTCCCAGCACAAGGAATGATTGAGTTTCGTGATGCCCTGGTTCAGCtgattgaagactatggcgaaggAGACATAGAAGAACGAAGAGGTGGAGACGATGACCCACTAGAACTCCCAGAGGGGACTTCTTTCAGAGTGGACAATAAAAGGTTCTACTTTGATGTGGGCTCTAATAAATATGGAATTTTCCTGAAG
- the LOC105481954 gene encoding purine-rich element-binding protein gamma isoform X4, producing the protein MERARRRGGGGGRGRGGKNVGGSGLSKSRLYPQAQHSHYPHYAASATPNQAGGAAEIQELASKRVDIQKKRFYLDVKQSSRGRFLKIAEVWIGRGRQDNIRKSKLTLSLSVAAELKDCLGDFIEHYAHLGLKGHRQEHGHSKEQGSRRRQKHSAPSPPVSVGSEEHPHSVLKTDYIERDNRKYYLDLKENQRGRFLRIRQTMMRGTGMIGYFGHSLGQEQTIVLPAQGMIEFRDALVQLIEDYGEGDIEERRGGDDDPLELPEGTSFRVDNKRFYFDVGSNKYGIFLKGFKGGEKTLGK; encoded by the coding sequence ATGGAAAGAGCCAGGCGAAGgggaggcggcggcggccgcggccgCGGAGGCAAGAATGTAGGGGGCTCTGGCCTAAGCAAGAGTAGACTCTATCCCCAGGCCCAGCACTCCCACTACCCCCACTACGCGGCCTCAGCCACCCCTAATCAGGCCGGGGGCGCAGCCGAAATCCAGGAGCTGGCCTCCAAACGAGTGGACATCCAGAAAAAGAGGTTTTACCTAGACGTGAAGCAAAGCTCCCGGGGCCGCTTCCTAAAGATAGCCGAAGTCTGGATAGGGAGAGGCCGGCAGGACAACATCAGAAAGAGTAAACTGACCCTCTCCCTGTCTGTGGCAGCGGAGCTGAAGGACTGTCTAGGGGACTTCATCGAGCACTATGCCCACCTGGGCCTGAAAGGCCACCGGCAAGAGCATGGCCACAGCAAAGAGCAAGGCTCCAGGAGGAGACAGAAGCACTCGGCACCCTCCCCACCAGTCTCGGTGGGGTCCGAAGAGCATCCTCACAGTGTCCTGAAAACAGACTATATCGAGAGGGACAATAGGAAATATTACCTAGACCTAAAGGAAAATCAGCGGGGTCGCTTCCTACGGATTAGACAAACGATGATGCGGGGGACTGGCATGATAGGTTATTTTGGCCACAGTTTGGGCCAAGAACAGACTATTGTCCTCCCAGCACAAGGAATGATTGAGTTTCGTGATGCCCTGGTTCAGCtgattgaagactatggcgaaggAGACATAGAAGAACGAAGAGGTGGAGACGATGACCCACTAGAACTCCCAGAGGGGACTTCTTTCAGAGTGGACAATAAAAGGTTCTACTTTGATGTGGGCTCTAATAAATATGGAATTTTCCTGAAG
- the LOC105481954 gene encoding purine-rich element-binding protein gamma isoform X3 codes for MERARRRGGGGGRGRGGKNVGGSGLSKSRLYPQAQHSHYPHYAASATPNQAGGAAEIQELASKRVDIQKKRFYLDVKQSSRGRFLKIAEVWIGRGRQDNIRKSKLTLSLSVAAELKDCLGDFIEHYAHLGLKGHRQEHGHSKEQGSRRRQKHSAPSPPVSVGSEEHPHSVLKTDYIERDNRKYYLDLKENQRGRFLRIRQTMMRGTGMIGYFGHSLGQEQTIVLPAQGMIEFRDALVQLIEDYGEGDIEERRGGDDDPLELPEGTSFRVDNKRFYFDVGSNKYGIFLKVSEVRPPYRNTITVPFKAWTRFGENFIKYEEEMRKICNSHKEKRMDGRKASGEEQECLD; via the coding sequence ATGGAAAGAGCCAGGCGAAGgggaggcggcggcggccgcggccgCGGAGGCAAGAATGTAGGGGGCTCTGGCCTAAGCAAGAGTAGACTCTATCCCCAGGCCCAGCACTCCCACTACCCCCACTACGCGGCCTCAGCCACCCCTAATCAGGCCGGGGGCGCAGCCGAAATCCAGGAGCTGGCCTCCAAACGAGTGGACATCCAGAAAAAGAGGTTTTACCTAGACGTGAAGCAAAGCTCCCGGGGCCGCTTCCTAAAGATAGCCGAAGTCTGGATAGGGAGAGGCCGGCAGGACAACATCAGAAAGAGTAAACTGACCCTCTCCCTGTCTGTGGCAGCGGAGCTGAAGGACTGTCTAGGGGACTTCATCGAGCACTATGCCCACCTGGGCCTGAAAGGCCACCGGCAAGAGCATGGCCACAGCAAAGAGCAAGGCTCCAGGAGGAGACAGAAGCACTCGGCACCCTCCCCACCAGTCTCGGTGGGGTCCGAAGAGCATCCTCACAGTGTCCTGAAAACAGACTATATCGAGAGGGACAATAGGAAATATTACCTAGACCTAAAGGAAAATCAGCGGGGTCGCTTCCTACGGATTAGACAAACGATGATGCGGGGGACTGGCATGATAGGTTATTTTGGCCACAGTTTGGGCCAAGAACAGACTATTGTCCTCCCAGCACAAGGAATGATTGAGTTTCGTGATGCCCTGGTTCAGCtgattgaagactatggcgaaggAGACATAGAAGAACGAAGAGGTGGAGACGATGACCCACTAGAACTCCCAGAGGGGACTTCTTTCAGAGTGGACAATAAAAGGTTCTACTTTGATGTGGGCTCTAATAAATATGGAATTTTCCTGAAGGTAAGTGAGGTGAGACCACCTTACCGTAATACTATTACTGTTCCATTCAAAGCTTGGACAAGGTTTGGGGAGAATTTTATCAAGTATGAAGAAGAGATGAGGAAAATTTGCAACAgccataaagaaaagagaatggatGGCAGAAAGGCCAGTGGTGAAGAACAAGAATGCCTCGACTAG